The Dehalobacter sp. DCM sequence CATTCCCTAATGCCTCGAGTTCCCGGTCCAGGCTAACATTAATTCCCGCCAATTCGCTTACGGCTTGAGCTTCAGCCTCCATCCGGAAGACTTTATCTTCCATCCGTTCAAAATTGCGACGTGTGTCGTTCCTGCCCAGGCCGCTTTGGACCCCATAGATTTCTTTTTTGGCTTTTGCCGATTGGGCTCTCGCCGCCAAATTATCCCGTTTGAATCGCAGTTTTTCGTATTCGTTTTTCATTTCCCGCAGTTGAGTCTTGAGTTGTTCGGCTATGCTATCGCTGCTCTCATATTCCCGCCGGTAATCCGCTGCTTTTGCTTGATGTATTCTCTTATCTTCCAGTGCTTTTCTGGCCAGGTCTTCCCGATCTCTTTTT is a genomic window containing:
- a CDS encoding PspA/IM30 family protein; this encodes MSLFKRVSDNIRANLNSLLDKTEDPEKLLDQYLRDMEEDMADAECAAARQLAIARKFKAQLDDALALVEKRESQAVEALKRDREDLARKALEDKRIHQAKAADYRREYESSDSIAEQLKTQLREMKNEYEKLRFKRDNLAARAQSAKAKKEIYGVQSGLGRNDTRRNFERMEDKVFRMEAEAQAVSELAGINVSLDRELEALGNEQASIEIEMAALKNSILKEDPSF